TTTAGATGAGGCGCACCCTGCCCGGAACCGGAGCCACCGCATGAGTCAGACCCTGACCATCGAGACGCTGAACGGCAAAGTCACGGAGATCTTCCGCCGCGCCGGTCTTTCGCCAATTCAGGCCAAAAGCGTTGCCGCCGTCATCACCGCCGGAGAGCGGGACAACTGCAAGTCGCACGGTGTTTATCGCATTGCCGGATGCCTGAAGACGCTGAAGGCGGGCAAGGTCGATCCCGATGCCGCGCCCGAGCTGGTCGATGATGGAAGCGCGGTGATCCGCGTCAATGCCGGCGGGGGCTTTTCGCCCGCCTCTTTCGCAATCGGCGCGCCGATCCTCGCCGAGCGCGCGAAGGCGCAGGGGATCGCCGCGCTCGTCATCAATGACTGCACGCATTTTTCGGCGCTCTGGCCCGAAATCGAGGCGCTGACGGCGCAGGGGCTGGCGGCAATGGCGATGTGTCCCAGCTATGCGACCGTCGCACCCGCGGGCGGGAGCGCGCCTGTATTAGGGACCAACCCCTTCGCCTTCGGCTGGCCGCGCCCCGGCCGCCCGCCCTTCGTTTTCGACTTCGCCACCTCGATCGTCGCGCGCGGCGAGGTCGAGTTGCACCGGCAGGATGGCAAGCCACTGCCGGAAGGCTGGGCTGTCGATCGAGACGGGCGGCCCACCACCGACCCCGAGGCCGCGCTTGATGGGGCGATGCTGCCTTTCGGTGCGCATAAGGGCTCGGCCATCTCGATCATGATCGAACTGCTGGCCGGGGCGATGATCGGCGATCTGACCAGCCCCGAGGCTCTGGACTGGCTGGGCGGCACGACCAGCTTGCTCCCACATCACGGCGAGCTGATCCTCGCCATGTCGCCCGAACGTTTTGCCGCCGGTCGGCCTGGCGATCCCTTTGCTCGGGCCGAAACGCTGCTGCGGGCGATTTCCGATCAGGGGGCGCGTCTGCCTTCGGAACGGCGATTTGCCGCACGAGAGATTTCGGAGCGGGACGGCATCACGCTGAGCGATGAAGAGATTGCGACGCTGGACAGACTTCTGGACGGGGCCGCCACCGGC
This genomic window from Paracoccus sediminicola contains:
- a CDS encoding Ldh family oxidoreductase, whose amino-acid sequence is MSQTLTIETLNGKVTEIFRRAGLSPIQAKSVAAVITAGERDNCKSHGVYRIAGCLKTLKAGKVDPDAAPELVDDGSAVIRVNAGGGFSPASFAIGAPILAERAKAQGIAALVINDCTHFSALWPEIEALTAQGLAAMAMCPSYATVAPAGGSAPVLGTNPFAFGWPRPGRPPFVFDFATSIVARGEVELHRQDGKPLPEGWAVDRDGRPTTDPEAALDGAMLPFGAHKGSAISIMIELLAGAMIGDLTSPEALDWLGGTTSLLPHHGELILAMSPERFAAGRPGDPFARAETLLRAISDQGARLPSERRFAAREISERDGITLSDEEIATLDRLLDGAATG